The genomic region GCGCAGCATTCAGCCGTACGGCGCGTTCGTGGAAATCATGCCGGGCAAAGATGGCCTGCTGCACATTTCGGAAGTATCGCACGAGCGCCTCGCCGCGCTGGAAGGCGTGCTGGAAGTAGGGCAGGAGATTGACGTGAAACTGCTCGACATCGACAAGAAAACGGGCAAATACCGCTTGTCGCGCAAGGTGCTGCTGCCGAAACCGGAGCGCGCTGCTGATTCCAACGGCGCAGCTTAACCGCTGCCGCCGAACTTTCGCGGGTACCGGGGTGTTGCTTTCAACTGACCCGGTACCCGCGTTTGGGTATCCCTCGTATACCGGACCAACACGACCTTACTAGCATCAACAACTCAACTCTCTCGCGCCCGCAATGAGACAGCTAAAAATCAGCAAGCAGATCACCAACCGCGAAAGCCAGTCGCTGGATAAATACCTCCAGGAGATTGGCAAGGTGGATCTGTTAACCCCCGACGAGGAGGTAACGCTGGCGCAACGCATCAAAGAAGGTGACCAGCAAGCGCTGGAAAAACTCACCAAGGCCAACCTACGCTTCGTGGTGTCGGTGGCCAAGCAATACCAGAACCAGGGCCTGAGCCTGGGCGATTTGATCAACGAGGGCAACCTCGGCCTGATCAAAGCCGCCAAGCGCTTCGACGAAACCCGGGGCTTTAAATTCATTTCCTACGCCGTTTGGTGGATTCGCCAGTCGATTCTGCAGGCCCTGGCCGAGCAGAGTCGTATCGTGCGTCTGCCCCTGAACCGGGTTGGCTCGCTGAACAAAATCAGCAAGTCGTTCTCGGAGTTGGAGCAGAAGTTTGAGCGTGAGCCTTCGCCCGAGGAAATTGCCGAAGTACTGGAGCTGACCACCTCGGAAGTGGTGGATACGCTCAAGATTTCGGGTCGCCACGTATCGGTGGATGCTCCGTTTGTGCAGGGCGAAGAAAACCGCCTGCTCGACGTACTCGAAAATGAGGACGAAGAATCGCCCGACACCGGCCTGATGAACGACTCGCTCCGCAAGGAAGTGCAGCGCGCCCTGAGCACGCTCACCAAGCGCGAAGCCGACGTAATCACGCTCTACTTCGGTCTGAACGGGGAACACTCGCTCACGCTGGAAGAAATCGGCGAGAAGTTCAACCTGACCCGCGAGCGGGTTCGCCAGATCAAGGAAAAGGCCATTCGCCGCCTGCGCCACACTTCGCGTAGCAAGGCCCTGAAGCCGTATCTGGGGTAAGTAGTTCTACCCCGTAGCAGAAAACCCTGACCTTCGGTTGGGGTTTTTTGTTTAATCTACTCATCACGTTCTGCAATGGACAAATTCATCCAAAGTACCGTTGTAGGGCCGATGCTCCAAGATGCCGATTTAGACGATTGGTGGCAAAGTCAACCGGTGGCCGTACCGTTTTTCGACAATCAGCCAGTAAGTGTTGTCCTTTCCGGTGTGCTTAGCGCTACTGCTGCGGACTTAGCTGACATGGATGAGTGCCTGACGCACTTCCTGGCTTTGGGTGCGGCCGACCGGCTGGCGCTTTCCGATTTAGTCTGGGCTAATTACCAGGAAGTAGTGGAAGCGGTTGGTGAGGACCTGGATATCCGCATTGACACGCCGGCCGATGTATGGGCGCACGTGCATCCGAGGGAAATACATATATCCTGGCGGGACCGACGCGACGAGGACATATACCTGAGTGTTGAGTGCGCTTGCGACTGGGAAATAGAGCACGGCTTGCAACTGGTATTTCGGCGGGGACGCATGCTTACGCGGGTCAGCCAGTGTGATGGGCAACTGACCGAGGCCGATGCTAATGACTGGCCCGATGAGAAGGATGCCCTTCTTTCGGCCTACAACGCTACTTTTACATCTCCAAAAAATCAGAACGTACTCGAATGAGCGAGAATACCACCCCAGAACACAT from Hymenobacter canadensis harbors:
- a CDS encoding sigma-70 family RNA polymerase sigma factor → MRQLKISKQITNRESQSLDKYLQEIGKVDLLTPDEEVTLAQRIKEGDQQALEKLTKANLRFVVSVAKQYQNQGLSLGDLINEGNLGLIKAAKRFDETRGFKFISYAVWWIRQSILQALAEQSRIVRLPLNRVGSLNKISKSFSELEQKFEREPSPEEIAEVLELTTSEVVDTLKISGRHVSVDAPFVQGEENRLLDVLENEDEESPDTGLMNDSLRKEVQRALSTLTKREADVITLYFGLNGEHSLTLEEIGEKFNLTRERVRQIKEKAIRRLRHTSRSKALKPYLG
- a CDS encoding DUF6985 domain-containing protein; this encodes MDKFIQSTVVGPMLQDADLDDWWQSQPVAVPFFDNQPVSVVLSGVLSATAADLADMDECLTHFLALGAADRLALSDLVWANYQEVVEAVGEDLDIRIDTPADVWAHVHPREIHISWRDRRDEDIYLSVECACDWEIEHGLQLVFRRGRMLTRVSQCDGQLTEADANDWPDEKDALLSAYNATFTSPKNQNVLE